The genomic stretch GCATAATGGAATTGAGGATTCAACGTTAATTCCTTTTGAACAGAGTGGTCACGGCCTTTTTTATGATGAACAAAAAAAGTTTACTGAAACCTTAAAAGATATTGTTTATTCTGCTGAAAAACGAGAATGACGGAGCTAAAAAAATGAAAAAGGCTAGTCAGAGGCTGTTTCCTATGGACAAAAGCCTTTCTTTCTGCCAGCTTGCTTATAGGTTATTCTTGTTACTTGTAAAGTTGAAGAATATAACAAGAAGTAAACATAAAGCACACTACTTCTTAATAAAAATGTATGGTGGAAACCTGTAAGGAGGGTTTTAATGAGAAATAAAAAGCTATTTAACAGCAAGGAAATTATGGATTCGTCGATTGTGCCTGAATGGGGAAAAGAAGTTTTTACTAATTTTAGTCAAGATATGCTTTCTGAAGAGAATCCTTTCCCATGCATTTTAGGAGTAGAAGGATTAAAGAAAGATTTGCTGCGCTTTGCGTTTGTTTCTTCACCATACAACTATAAAGATATTAAACTCTGTGCAGAAGCACTTAAAGAATATATTTCATGTTTTCGCACATTAGGTCGTTATACATCATTTGTTGTGTTCTTTGAGCCTGAACATAAAAAACGTACGATGACTCAGTATGAAACAATGTTTTGGGATACACTCACATTTTTACATCAAATTGACAGAAAGCCTTGGCCAGAAGATATCCCCAAAGACCCTAATGATCCTCTATGGGAGTTTTGTTTTGAAGGTGAGCCAATATTTGTTGTATGTAATACACCTATACATGAATTACGAAAAAGTCGGAAGAGCAGCAGTCTTATGATTACATTTCAGCCGAGATGGGTGTTTGAAGGAATGACACCTCATACAAAAGTTGGTCAGCAAGTTCAAAAAACAGTTCGAAATCGACTTGAAGAATACGACAAAGTTGAAGCGCATCCTCATCTAGGATGGTACGGGAATCAAGAAAATCATGAATGGAAGCAATATTTCTTACGAGATGTTAACAACTCATTTCCAACAGAGTGTCCATTCAAACTAAAAAGGAGTGAAAGAGATGGAACTAAAAAAAGCCTTTATTAAAAAAGGGATTGGCGGTGGACTTGAAGAAGTTATACATGAACTACTTCCAAAACATACCGGTTATGTAGAAGTTCAGCATGATGTTGCAGGGCAAGAACACCCAAGTCATACTCACCCAACCGACGAGATTCTTCATATTATTGAAGGGTCTATCTACTTTACAGTTGAGGGAGAAACAACTCGGTGCGAAGCGGGAGATCGCATTTATTTACCAAAACAGACGCAGCATGCTTCAAAAGCTGATGTAAATGGTTGTACGTATGTAATCTCCATTTTAAAATTTTGATGAAAGAAGTTGATGACTGGAATGATTCAATCAAACCCTGTTTTAATCATCATAGATGTACAAAAAGGTTTTGAACAAGATGCTTGGGGAACTCGTAATAATGTTCATGCAGAAGATAATATGCTCACTCTTTTACAAGCATGGAGGAGACAGCAGTTTCCAGTTATTCACGTTCAGCATGCTTCAAAAAGCGAAACATCTCCTCTTTTTCCAGGGACGGAAGGCTTTCGTTTCAAAGAAGGATTTGGTCCTGTTGGTGATGAATACTTAATTCGCAAACATAAAAATAGCTGCTTTATAGGGACAGAGCTAGATAACTATCTAAAGGAAAACGGATATGATACGCTTATACTAGTGGGGTTAACAACCAATCATTGCGTCTCTACAACGGCACGTATGGCAGGAAACTTAGGTTATCGCACCTACGTAATACACGATGCAACTGCGTGTTTCAACTTGTTATCATACGATGGGGAAACAACTTTTGCGGCAGAAGATGTTCATCGCTTAAGCTTATCATCGCTTCATAATGAATTTGCGACGGTTACTTCAACGTCTGAAGCGCTACGTGTACTGCAATCCTATCAATATATTAAATAAACCCTGATGCAACAGCATTAGGGTTTTTTGTGTAGATTATTCTGAAAAAAACAAGTACAATAGAAACATCATTTTGAAAAAGGAGCAAGATACATCATGACAGTAATTAGAAAAGCTTTAGCAGAAGACTTACCTTCAATGGTAGATATTTATAATCAGTCAGTGCGCCAAAGCGCAGCAACATTTGACTTAACGCCTGTAACGATTGAACAGCGTAAAAGTTGGTTTGAATCTCATGACCAAAGTCAACTATTTCCTCTGCTTGTTGCTGAACGAAATAGTGAAGTAGCTGGATACGCATCTTTGTCTTCCTATCGTGATAAAGAAGCATATATTCGAACAGTTGAGCTCTCTGTATATGTCGATGAAGCTCATCAGGGGTATAGAATTGGTAAAAGCCTAATGGAAGCTATTTTAGCACAAGCAAAAGAGTTAAATCATCACGTTGTTATTTCCGGTATTACAAAAGGAAACGATAAAAGCATTAAAATGCATGAACAGTTTGGATTTACGTTTTGTGGAGAGTTCAAAGAAGTAGGTTGGAAGTTTGATCAATGGCAAGATGTTCTGTTTTATCAGCTTATTCTTTAAATAAAATTTGCTTCTTACTTATGTGAGAAATATGGTATAATAGGAAGCGTTCTAATAATACATATCAACGTACCACAGGGGGAGCCTGAATGGCTGAGAGTGAACCAATTGTTCTGACCCTTTGAACCTGTTAGTTAATGCTAGCGTAGGGAGTGTGGATCGTGCAGCTTGTGCTGTCTCCTGTGTTTGTCGTTGAATACTAATGATTTTACAACAGGAGTGAAAAGACGATGAATAAAGGAATGTCTTTACAAGCGAAAATTGAAGTGGCAATCTTTGCAGCTTTAGCAATGATTATTGATATATTGCCATCCATCACAATTGCACCCGCCGTGTCCATATCTTTTTCCATGGTACCAATCTTCATTATTTGCTTTCGATGGGGATTTAAATCCGGTGTTGTAGCTGGATTTTTATGGGGATTACTACAAGTTGTCACGGGCACTGCTTATGTGTTAACACCTCTACAAGCTTTTATTGAGTATTTTATTGCATTTGCGTTCATTGGCCTAGCAGGGCTATTGTCAGGTGTTATCAAGCAGAACTTAGCTGCTAACAATCGAACAAAAGCATTTATGTTTATTATTTTAGCTATCATTATCGGAAGCGTTGCTCGTTATTTCTGGCACTTTGTTGCAGGAATTGTCTTTTGGGGCTCTTATGCACCAAAAGGAGTATCGGCATTATGGTATTCATTTACAATGAACGGATTGGCAATGGTGGGCTCCATGATTGCTTGTCTAATTATTTTAGCCGTATTAATTCCGTCTGCTGCAAGAGTGGTATTAAACCGCGCTTCATAACTGAAATGAATGGAACCTATAGGAGTAACATCCTATAGGTTTTTTTGCTTTTTCAAACGAATCTACATGTTTTCAGTGTTTTTGTTCTTTTTATGAAAGGGTTGAGGGTTTTTTTGTAGAATGGTATACTAGGTCTGTTTGTTGGAAGAATATACATACCATTTTTTTGTAGGAAGGAATCATTTTAATGAACAAACGTAATCTCCTTTATATGACGATTGCAACATCCCTTTTACTAGCAGGGTGTCAGCAAAAAGCTCAAAAAGCAACTGAGGTCGACACAGACTTGATGATTGCAGGAGAGATAGAAAGTCATGATCAAGAAGAAAAGAAAGATATTGGTGAAAACCAGTACAAATATGATATTTCAGATGCAATAGATGAAAAAACAATCTCACAATTTATGAATAGCTACTTCAAGGCTTTGCATGATGGAATTTTTAATAAATCGGCTAAGGCGATTCAAACTTATACAATAGAAGATAGTGAGTTTTATAAACAGCAAGTGATGAAAATTGATAACTTTTCTAAGCAAGGAATTCATCAAGAACTAAAGACGATTCAAGTTGTGAATTGGTATGAAGCTGAAAGAAACCAAATAAAATTACAAACATTTGAAGAGATCATTATACATCAGCCTAATAAAAAGGATTATACAAAGAGCGTCAACCAATTGTATACGCTCATAAGCAATCAAGGTACATTGCGGATTAAAAGCGTAGAGCCTTATGCATTGAATGAAGCGGAAGACACAAGTTCAAATGCACCTGCTATTACAAGAGCAGCTAGCTTAAATGAGTATAACGGTAAATGGTCCACTGCTAATTCAGACTTAAAAGGCGCTCCTATCGTAGAGTTTTATGCCTCTTCTAACTCAGAGGCTACGGTGAAGATTCATGCGTATAAGCCGCCAAATTCAGTAGAAGTGGCTACAGTAGAAGCAAAAAACGTAACGTTTAAACATAATCAGGCTGTCATTCATTATGATGCGGACAGTAATGGAAACAAAGGAACCATTGTCTTAACACTAAAAGCAAATTCTCTTTTTGTTATTCATAAATTAGAAAAAGCTACTGAGTCTAAATGGACCATTCCAGCAGGCGCATTTGAGCTGTCTACGTTTGAAAGCTAAACAAGATAAAAGAAAAAAGGGGGATTCAAATGCGAAATCTATGTGTAGTGGCCATAATTTGTTCCCTGTGGCTTTTGTTGTCAGCATGTAGTGAGCCAAAGTCTGCTCCAGCCCCGACACCCAAAGAAACTAAATCAGAAGCTACTGTTCCAGCTGAAGCTGTTGATGAGTCAGCTAATGAGCCTAAGAAAAATTCTTCTCTTCCCGTTGTAACAAACGAAGAAGCTAAGCAGCTTGCTACAGATTCACTGTCAAATGTTGTCCAAACCTTTGACGTGTTAGGGAAAGAAGAGGAATGGGACAATGAGGAGAAACCAGCAGATTTTCAACTGCTAAGTCCTAAGCTTAAAGAGTTTGCTACGAGTTCATTAGTTGCTACAAAGCTAAAAACAATCGCCACTTCTTATTACTGTCAATGTGATGAACAGCCTATTCCAGATCTAAAAACAACGGTGCGTTTTAAAGTAATTAACAATCGCCCTGGTCAATTTTCAATTTCAGCTATTCAACCTCTGGATGAAAAAGGGAACGGAGGTACAACTATTTATTTAAATATGAAATATGGAAAAGATGGTTGGAAGTTAAATGAATGGGACGAAATGACGTATCGTCAAAAATCATTAGATATTTCTTCAGATGAGTATATAGAATATCGAAAAATAATAACGCCTAACGAAACAGTGTCGTTTAATAAAGAAACGGCCATTGAAGATAAAGATGGTAATCAAGAGAAGGTTTTACTTTTTAAAGATGGTTCTGGAGAATTTGGTGTTTTAGCAAAGAGCTCGGAGCGGATTAACCAACTTAAAGAAGATATGCCAGTCATTTTGCCTGTGGAAGATATTGAGGTAGATTTGAACAAAGTTACAGAAGTAGATGCTTCGGTTGTTCGTGCATTTACAGAAACCTATTTACGTGATTTAACAGAAGCTATTAATCTTAATGAGTTTGATCGTATTCAACATTATTTTGAAAAAGATAGCACATTGTTTAATGAACAACAGCAGCTCGTTAAAACACTGTATGATCGAACAATACGAGAAGATCTTGCAACGGTTGATATTTTAGAATGGACGCCTAAGGAAGAAAATAGCTACGAAGTAAAAACGAAAGAAGTTATGAACATTACCATAAATGAACATACGGAAGAAAAAGAATATTACCGAGTATACACAATCGTACATGAAAATGAAAAGCTCGTCATTACTCAATTAGAATCTTACTGAAAACTCAGCACCTAGCTGAGTTTTTTTCGAGGTAAATACTTTATCATACTAACGCAAGATAACTCTTCCTTATCAAGCGTTAGTATGATAAAGTAAAGAAAAAGCAGAAAAAACGCCAATAAATTACATATTTTTACATAATTATTGATGTGTTTAAAAAAACGACCTCTTTAAATAGGGTTATATATCGTTTTAAAACAACTTTAATACCAATACATTCAATTTTAAAAAAACCTCTTAAAATGGATTTTGAAGCTTTTAAGAGATGGTGATTAAAAGAAGGTGGAAATAATGAAAAATGAAAACAAATTAATGCAAAGTCAATCTTCTCTGTCTTTTCGGCAATTAAAAGAACAGTGGGGAAATCTGTTAGATGAAAATCAAAATTTATCGTTGAGTCATACAGACAATGAAACATTTGTTGAGCTTTTTATGAACATTAAAATGATAAAGCCTGAGCTGTCTCCACATACCATTCGAGCGTACCATCAAGATTTAAAGACAGTTTTGACTTTTTTTAAAGAGATAGATGTTTCCTTAAAAGAAGTTGGGTTTATGGAAGTGAAGGCATTTAATCATTGGGTGAATCAAACGTATGCAAAAAGAAGCGCTGCAAGAAAGTTAGAGTTTTTTAGAAGGATGCTCACCTTCGGTCATGAAACGCAGTTTTATCCTTCGTTGTATACAACTTGGATTGAAAAGCCTACGATTTCAAAGGGACATTATAGTGAAAAAAAACAGGTCAATCGAACGGAATACAGAGAGTTAAGTGTAAGAGAAGCTGAAGTCATTGTAAAAACGCTTGAAGATGTTGTAAAACATTCAATGCTACAGAAAGAATATCAAGCACGAAATCGGCTGATGGGTATGCTTTTATATTTAAGCGGAATGAGGTCTAGTGAAGTATTAAGCTTAAACTGGGGAAGTTTCCGTGAAGATCGTCGTGGCAATATACTAGTGGATGTGTTCGGAAAAGGAAAAAAAGAACGAACAATCCCAGTGTTTAAAGACGTTCAAAACGCCCTGTTTCACTACCGGGAGAGTTTAGGAGAATCGATGATGCTGAATCCTTCAGATGAAACGCCCCTTTTTTTTCAGCTTAAGCCGTTTATCAAAACGGGAGTTAAAAAAAGATTATCGTATACAACGCTTTATCGACTCATCAAAACAGCGGTTTATGCAATTCAAGGTAATTCATCTATTTCACCACACTGGTTTCGTCACACCTTCATTACGAACAGCTTAGCAAATGACGTCCCCTTATCAGTGGTAAAACAAGTAGTAGGACACGCCTCTATTGCAACGACTAATATATACCTAGAAAAATTACAAGAAGACACCGTTTACGATGCGTTTCGAAATTCTGGTTATCGCTAGATTTCTATAACTATATTATGTAAACTTTAAGAATGAAACTCTCCCATTTCTCTTCTTTTTCGAATAAACCCTTCATTTATCAAATATAATGGTCTAAAAAGGGAGGCGAAGTGCAATGGGCGTTAAGCATCCGCTTCAACATCATTTCGGAGAAGTGACCGAAATATTTCATTATATTCATGATTTATGTGAAAGTGCAGGACTGTACATTGATTGGCACGGCACTACACAGACCGTACAGCTATATCGAAATAAAGAATCAAGAGAAGCGGGAGATCGATACATAGGAGCCATTCAATATGAAGGTAGTAATGAGTTGCAAAAGCGAACGCCTTCAACGGTGAGTTTACGTTTTCGAAGGAGTAACTTAACATCACCATTTAAATATTTACTTGAAAACATTACAACGTTTCGAAAAGACACTAACAAAGAACCTTTCGTTAACCCAGAGGCTGAGTCGATTGCGTTTAAGTTTACGGCGCTGGATGAAGAAGCGAGGGAAACGCTGAGACAAATTGAAGATGTGCTAAAAATGGCAAGGTGTATTTAAAGCAGGCCCTCTAGTTGAAGTGCCTGCTTTACGTATGTCCAATCTCTTCTTGTAGAGATTCCGCTCTTTTTTCCAATTGCTGAAGTACGTTAAAATAAGCAGCTAAATCAGCTTCATTCATTTCCTCAGTTAGCATGTTAAAAAGGTTTTCAATAGGGCCCGTTATCTCCTCTTGCAAAGCCATTCCTTTTTCTGTTTGCTGAATATAGTAAGAGCGGCGATCTTCAGGGTTTTTTATTCGCTGTAAGTGACCGCTTTTTTCTAATAAATCTAAAATTTTTGTAAGCGTAGCTTGGTCTTTATCCGCTTTTATAGCTAGTTGCTTTTGTGTAATACGATCAGCTTCCGATACCTTCTTTAATACCGTCCATTGTTCAGGCGTTATGCCATAAGGGCGTAAGAAACTGGCTACCAGCCTACTCAAGCGCTTTCCAACCTTTGCTGTCGTAAAGCCGTACATTTCTTCCAGTGATTTCATTTGTATACCTCCAAGTGCATCCTCATTCTTTTCATCATATCACATTCTACTCTTTCAGTTACATTCCAAATAAGGTTTTTTAATATGATAACGCTATCATTTTAGAAGAATCCGAATTTAGCTAGACTTCTTTAATTGAACAATGTAATCTAGTGTTAGAATAGTTCAACTTTTTAAATAAATAAAAGAGGTGTCTGA from Bacillus sp. 1780r2a1 encodes the following:
- a CDS encoding cupin domain-containing protein, with translation MELKKAFIKKGIGGGLEEVIHELLPKHTGYVEVQHDVAGQEHPSHTHPTDEILHIIEGSIYFTVEGETTRCEAGDRIYLPKQTQHASKADVNGCTYVISILKF
- a CDS encoding YqcI/YcgG family protein, with amino-acid sequence MRNKKLFNSKEIMDSSIVPEWGKEVFTNFSQDMLSEENPFPCILGVEGLKKDLLRFAFVSSPYNYKDIKLCAEALKEYISCFRTLGRYTSFVVFFEPEHKKRTMTQYETMFWDTLTFLHQIDRKPWPEDIPKDPNDPLWEFCFEGEPIFVVCNTPIHELRKSRKSSSLMITFQPRWVFEGMTPHTKVGQQVQKTVRNRLEEYDKVEAHPHLGWYGNQENHEWKQYFLRDVNNSFPTECPFKLKRSERDGTKKSLY
- a CDS encoding GNAT family N-acetyltransferase, with product MTVIRKALAEDLPSMVDIYNQSVRQSAATFDLTPVTIEQRKSWFESHDQSQLFPLLVAERNSEVAGYASLSSYRDKEAYIRTVELSVYVDEAHQGYRIGKSLMEAILAQAKELNHHVVISGITKGNDKSIKMHEQFGFTFCGEFKEVGWKFDQWQDVLFYQLIL
- a CDS encoding MarR family transcriptional regulator — translated: MKSLEEMYGFTTAKVGKRLSRLVASFLRPYGITPEQWTVLKKVSEADRITQKQLAIKADKDQATLTKILDLLEKSGHLQRIKNPEDRRSYYIQQTEKGMALQEEITGPIENLFNMLTEEMNEADLAAYFNVLQQLEKRAESLQEEIGHT
- a CDS encoding cysteine hydrolase; this translates as MIQSNPVLIIIDVQKGFEQDAWGTRNNVHAEDNMLTLLQAWRRQQFPVIHVQHASKSETSPLFPGTEGFRFKEGFGPVGDEYLIRKHKNSCFIGTELDNYLKENGYDTLILVGLTTNHCVSTTARMAGNLGYRTYVIHDATACFNLLSYDGETTFAAEDVHRLSLSSLHNEFATVTSTSEALRVLQSYQYIK
- the thiT gene encoding energy-coupled thiamine transporter ThiT, encoding MNKGMSLQAKIEVAIFAALAMIIDILPSITIAPAVSISFSMVPIFIICFRWGFKSGVVAGFLWGLLQVVTGTAYVLTPLQAFIEYFIAFAFIGLAGLLSGVIKQNLAANNRTKAFMFIILAIIIGSVARYFWHFVAGIVFWGSYAPKGVSALWYSFTMNGLAMVGSMIACLIILAVLIPSAARVVLNRAS
- a CDS encoding tyrosine-type recombinase/integrase, which translates into the protein MKNENKLMQSQSSLSFRQLKEQWGNLLDENQNLSLSHTDNETFVELFMNIKMIKPELSPHTIRAYHQDLKTVLTFFKEIDVSLKEVGFMEVKAFNHWVNQTYAKRSAARKLEFFRRMLTFGHETQFYPSLYTTWIEKPTISKGHYSEKKQVNRTEYRELSVREAEVIVKTLEDVVKHSMLQKEYQARNRLMGMLLYLSGMRSSEVLSLNWGSFREDRRGNILVDVFGKGKKERTIPVFKDVQNALFHYRESLGESMMLNPSDETPLFFQLKPFIKTGVKKRLSYTTLYRLIKTAVYAIQGNSSISPHWFRHTFITNSLANDVPLSVVKQVVGHASIATTNIYLEKLQEDTVYDAFRNSGYR